One window of the Pieris rapae chromosome 13, ilPieRapa1.1, whole genome shotgun sequence genome contains the following:
- the LOC110993868 gene encoding trypsin, alkaline B-like has protein sequence MVSKTLCFALAALCAASAAPEGRITGGADVDITEAPYMVSLVYHYPRPNIYIQRCVGSLISSWHILTVAYCFTGAIQDNFTLRAGSSTSLSGGVTSTIQQVIQHPDYVAAPRQNDIAIVFAKEPFRITNAVNSLRLPPQTFTLADGAIGVVTGWGFDKEQDDGGTQHESLRKIELRKVPASTCSSAFSDVDEVSITDTVFCASETDKGICFGDAGAPFVSTVYNSQALVGVSSYYRDCGSTYPDIFVRVEKYSNWILEVAVAPSGRRAVDGDTPAIA, from the exons ATGGTTAGCAAAACACTCTGCTTCGCGCTCGCAGCATTATGCGCTG CGTCGGCTGCTCCAGAAGGTCGCATCACAGGAGGTGCCGACGTCGATATCACCGAGGCACCTTATATGGTATCCCTGGTTTACCATTACCCCAGACCCAATATCTATATTCAGCGCTGTGTGGGAAGCCTCATCTCTTCCTGGCACATACTTACCGTGGCTTATTGTTTTAC tGGAGCAATCCAAGACAACTTCACACTGCGAGCGGGATCCTCTACTAGTCTTTCGGGCGGCGTTACTTCCACCATTCAGCAAGTCATACAGCATCCAGACTACGTTGCGGCCCCGAGACAAAACGATATAGCAATCGTATTTGCAAAGGAACCCTTCAGAATCACAAATGCAGTAAACAGTTTACGTCTCCCACCTCAGACATTTACTCTGGCAGATGGTGCCATTGGCGTAGTCACCGGATGGGGATTCGATAAG gaGCAAGACGATGGTGGCACCCAGCATGAATCCCTTAGAAAAATTGAGTTGAGAAAAGTACCCGCAAGTACTTGTTCCTCTGCCTTCTCAGATGTTGACGAAGTTTCCATTACTGACA CCGTTTTTTGCGCGTCTGAAACAGACAAAGGAATATGCTTTGGCGACGCCGGCGCACCTTTCGTATCAACAGTATACAACAGTCAAGCCTTAGTAGGTGTTTCGTCCTACTACCGAGACTGCGGATCTACTTATCCGGATATTTTTGTCCGGGTGGAGAAATACTCTAATTGGATTTTGGAAGTGGCTGTGGCACCCAGCGGTAGACGTGCTGTGGATGGCGACACGCCCGCCATTGCCTAA